Proteins from a single region of Bdellovibrio bacteriovorus HD100:
- a CDS encoding type II secretion system protein GspJ: MMKHNRGFTMIELMITITILGTLTMLTAQAIQQAVKAKVKLQDQIDDVSRMRDGLRLLERDINLAYHYRDVEKELEQLMKKKNTGAGGAGGNSDGSGSGFPGGGAGPITNDPPEQPEQREVPRRDPETHFVGNNESINFVTMNNARTVRNTKQADFIEVGYALRDCKSLREGGGSSKCLWRRSSPYVDLDVTKGGDEVALLENVSEFKLRYMGKGKQDWANDWRTDAQGDAATKGKFPQAVEISLTVEKKTAGKSKKYSMQLIVPIHFPNNSEEGANAQGNQSSWPRTQAPNQ, from the coding sequence ATGATGAAACACAACCGCGGCTTTACCATGATTGAGCTTATGATCACGATCACCATCCTGGGGACACTCACGATGCTGACGGCGCAGGCCATTCAGCAGGCTGTGAAAGCCAAGGTCAAACTGCAAGATCAGATCGATGATGTGTCCCGCATGCGTGATGGTTTGCGCCTGCTGGAAAGAGACATCAATCTGGCTTACCACTATCGCGACGTTGAAAAAGAACTTGAGCAGCTGATGAAGAAGAAAAACACGGGCGCCGGTGGTGCCGGTGGAAATTCTGACGGCTCTGGCAGCGGATTCCCAGGCGGAGGCGCCGGCCCAATCACGAACGACCCACCGGAACAACCTGAGCAACGAGAAGTTCCCCGTCGCGATCCCGAGACTCACTTCGTAGGCAACAACGAGTCCATCAATTTTGTGACCATGAACAATGCCCGCACCGTCAGAAACACCAAGCAGGCGGACTTTATCGAAGTCGGCTATGCCCTGCGCGATTGTAAATCGTTGCGCGAAGGCGGCGGCAGCTCCAAGTGCCTATGGCGCCGAAGCTCTCCGTATGTGGATCTGGATGTCACCAAAGGTGGCGACGAGGTCGCATTGCTTGAAAACGTCAGCGAATTCAAACTGCGCTATATGGGTAAAGGCAAACAGGATTGGGCCAACGACTGGCGCACAGATGCTCAAGGCGATGCGGCGACCAAAGGAAAGTTCCCGCAAGCGGTTGAGATCTCTTTGACCGTGGAAAAGAAAACCGCCGGCAAAAGCAAAAAGTATTCAATGCAACTGATCGTCCCTATTCACTTCCCCAACAATTCAGAGGAGGGTGCAAATGCTCAAGGCAATCAAAGCTCTTGGCCGCGAACTCAAGCGCCCAATCAATAA
- a CDS encoding type II secretion system protein, whose product MKKNGFTLIETIMAMVILSSGIMLLANSWSGSFMRVRKTQLSTEVTALLERKMVEVEMEYAGKPLDSIPEETEDDFGSEYPQYTWKMTSKEFEVPDISATLTAQAGGADEMALTVMKTLTEHLSKSVKEVKVTVIYKGAKKPLEFSATQYFVDYDKELPLPSMPGM is encoded by the coding sequence GTGAAAAAAAACGGATTCACATTGATTGAAACCATCATGGCGATGGTGATCCTGTCCTCAGGAATTATGCTTTTGGCAAATTCCTGGAGCGGTTCTTTCATGCGTGTCCGCAAGACCCAACTGTCCACCGAAGTCACCGCTTTGCTTGAACGAAAAATGGTCGAAGTCGAAATGGAGTACGCCGGAAAGCCTCTGGACTCCATCCCGGAAGAAACCGAAGACGACTTTGGTTCTGAGTACCCGCAATACACCTGGAAAATGACCTCCAAAGAATTTGAAGTCCCGGATATTTCAGCGACCCTCACCGCCCAGGCTGGTGGTGCCGATGAAATGGCTTTGACCGTGATGAAGACTTTGACGGAGCATCTTTCCAAGTCCGTGAAAGAAGTCAAAGTGACTGTGATCTATAAAGGTGCCAAAAAACCTTTGGAGTTTTCTGCCACTCAGTACTTTGTCGACTATGACAAGGAACTGCCACTGCCTTCGATGCCGGGGATGTGA
- a CDS encoding pilus assembly FimT family protein yields MPGNQRGFTLIEIMIVLAIMAALITVGAPRLLKKDGNIKSVARNFIVLSKEIRNKARLTNSTYRLAISMEPGEEKYWLERASGPQAVDPEAAEKEKDRDEEGAPPPLFQMDKSLLKKEKELPEGLRFASVETVNMKSPMTSGVAYIHFFPEGFVEASAVQITNGNNLTWTLVFNPLTGQADIIEKASSLKEVQR; encoded by the coding sequence ATGCCTGGTAATCAGCGGGGTTTCACTCTCATTGAGATCATGATCGTGCTGGCCATTATGGCCGCCCTGATCACAGTGGGAGCCCCCCGACTTCTCAAAAAAGACGGCAACATCAAGTCCGTCGCCCGCAACTTCATCGTTCTTTCCAAAGAAATCCGCAACAAAGCCCGTTTGACCAACTCCACTTACCGCCTGGCCATCAGCATGGAACCGGGAGAGGAAAAGTATTGGCTGGAACGCGCCAGTGGCCCCCAAGCTGTGGATCCTGAAGCTGCGGAAAAAGAAAAAGACCGGGATGAAGAGGGCGCTCCTCCGCCACTGTTTCAGATGGACAAGTCCCTGCTGAAAAAAGAAAAAGAGCTTCCCGAGGGCCTGCGTTTTGCCTCGGTGGAGACTGTGAATATGAAATCCCCTATGACTTCCGGGGTGGCCTACATCCATTTCTTCCCAGAGGGCTTTGTGGAAGCCTCTGCTGTGCAGATCACGAATGGAAATAATTTAACTTGGACTCTTGTTTTTAATCCTTTAACGGGTCAAGCTGATATCATTGAGAAAGCTTCTTCGTTAAAGGAAGTCCAGCGGTGA
- the gspG gene encoding type II secretion system major pseudopilin GspG codes for MSLLKNRKGMTLIEIMIVLAIIGGIAALLLPNITGQLDKSKAKEAKIQLTQIVNALSMYYTDCGKYPQTLEGLTTADPNCSNWGPQPYYTKKLQDPFGHDLVYELEGGEYSLKSLGKDGREGGSGFDKDITLDDLN; via the coding sequence ATGTCTCTTCTCAAAAACCGCAAGGGTATGACTCTGATTGAAATCATGATCGTCCTTGCCATCATCGGTGGTATCGCAGCTCTTCTTCTTCCTAACATCACGGGACAATTGGATAAATCCAAAGCCAAAGAGGCTAAGATCCAACTGACACAAATCGTGAATGCCCTTTCCATGTACTACACGGATTGCGGTAAATATCCTCAGACTTTGGAAGGCCTGACAACTGCTGATCCAAACTGCTCTAACTGGGGTCCTCAGCCTTACTACACCAAGAAACTTCAAGATCCATTCGGTCACGATCTGGTTTACGAACTGGAAGGTGGCGAATACTCTTTGAAATCTTTGGGTAAAGACGGCCGCGAAGGTGGTTCTGGCTTTGACAAAGACATCACACTGGATGATCTGAACTAA